The following DNA comes from Myxococcales bacterium.
GCTCCGACGTCGACTGCGCGGGCGCCGGCTATTGCGACGCGGGCACGCTCACCTGCCAGCCGAAGCTCGAGCCGGGGGCGCCCTTGCCCACCGACAAGCTCCACGACGGAACCTGTACGCCCTCCCTGGCGGTCAACGTCTGCGCGAGCGGCGCCTGCAACCCGGTCACCAACACCTGCGCCAACCCCAGCGGCAACGCCTGCACGGCGCCCACGGCCTGCGTGACCAATGTCTGCACGTCCGAGGGGTTCTGCGGGTTGGCCCGTGGCGCGGGCCCTTGCACCAGCGACAACGCTTCGACCATCTGCGCCTCGGGCGTCTGCAGCGCGACCGCGGGCGTATGTCTGGGCACGGGCGGGGGCTGCTGGGTGGACGCGGATTGTGGCGCCGAGCGTTTCTGCGACCGCAACGCCAACACCTGCCGTGATCGCCTTGCGCCTGGCGCGCCCCTGCCCAACGATGGGCAACACGACGGCGCGTGCACGCCGGAGGTGGGCGCGGCCGTTTGTGCCTCGGGGGCGTGCAACGCCACCACGAGCACCTGCGGCGGCACGCCTTCCTCTGCCTGCACCACGGCTGCGGAATGCGCGGTGAACCACTGCGGGGGCAACGGCCGCTGCGGCTTCGAGGCAGGATCGGGCACGTGCACCGGCGCCACGGCGGCTGCTGTCTGCCAAAGCGGCACCTGCGGTCCGGAGAGCGGCGTCTGTGTCCCCTCGGGGGGGGCAGGCTGCGGGAGCGACGATGACTGCGCCGACGCGCAGTTCTGCGAGCCGTCGAGCAAAACCTGCAAGCCCAGGCTTGCGCCGGGGGCGCCCTTGCCGGTAGCGGTCACCTGCACCCAGGGCATGAGCTCGGCTTGCGCCACGGGGCTCTGCAACGCGGTGGCCGGCTCCTGCGCGACCGCCACGGGTGAAACCTGTGCGGCGGCCGCCGACTGCGTCTCGAACGTCTGTGGCCGCAACGGCCGCTGCGGCTGGGCCGACGGCGAGCCGGGCTGCGAGGCCGGCAACGGCAGCGGCTGTCAATCGGGCGTGTGCACGATGAGCGGCGTCTGTGGTGCGAATGGTTGCGCCCTGGATTCCGAGTGCCCCAACACCGCCTTCTGCAACGGCACAGGCCTTTGCCAGGCCAAGTTGCCGGCGGGTGCAACTTTGCCCATGGACCCTGTGCGGGGCGCTTGCCCCTCCACGGGCCTGTCCGGCGCTTGCGAAAGCGGCCGCTGCAACGCCACTCAGAACACGTGTGCGCGTCCTGTGGGAGGTGTTTGTGCCTCGGATGCAGGCTGCGACACCAGCACCTGCGGCAGCAACGGCCTGTGCGGGATCCCCGACGGAGCCCCCGGCTGCATGGCCACCACGGGCGCCCTGTGCCAAAGCGGCGTGTGTAGCGCCACGGGCGGCCGCTGTGTGCCGGCGCAGACAGGGGCCTGTGCCGTGGACGCCGATTGCGGCGCGAGCACCTACTGCAACGGCACGATGCTGACCTGCGTGCCTCGCCTCGGCGCCGGCGTGCCCCTGCCCAAGGACGGTCTGCACCAGGGCGTGTGCATGCCCGGTGAGGCAGCGGCTGTCTGCGCTTCGGGGCTGTGCAACGCAGCCGCGAACACCTGCGCGGAGGCCTCGGGCGCGTTGTGCACCACCTCAACGGTGTGTGAGGTTGGCTTCTGCGCGCAGAACGGGCGTTGTGGCTGGGCTGATGGGCAGGGCTCCTGCTCGCGGCTGAGCGGCGGCAAGCTGTGCCAAAGCGGTGTTTGCAGCGCGCAGGACGACGTCTGTGTGCCCAACAGCCCAGACGCTTGCGCGCAGGATGAGGCGTGCGGCCCCTTGCGCTTCTGCGACCGCCTGGTGCTCCTGTGCAAGCCAAAGCTGAGTTCGGGTGCTGCGCTGCCGGTCGACCCCATCCACGACGGCCTCTGCACGCCGGCCCTCAGCGCCGCCGTGTGCGCTACGGGCATCTGCAGCGCGCGGACGAACACCTGTGCCGTGGCCCAGGACTTGCCCGTGGTGGTCTCGGGCGGGGGTTGTGCCTACGGCTCACCCACGGGAAGCCCCGACGCGGATTGGGGCACCCTGCTGCTGGCGGCGCTGACTTCGCTCGCGCTTCGGCCTCGCCGGGGTCGTTCGAGGCGCGGCTAAGGGCTGTGGGCCCGCGGTGGGGGCATCCCCGCTGCGGGCTGTCGTCGTTCTGGCAAGAAGCTCCGCTCCGGGGGCGTGAGCGACGCCGCCCAGGAGCCGAGCACCCAAGACTTAGCCTTGACTAAGTCCACACGCCACCGCATACCTCAGAGATGAAGACGGTGACAACGCATGAAGCCAAAACGCATCTTTCGCGTTTGCTGGCGGAGGTCGAGGCCGGCGAGGAGATCATCATTCTTCGCGGCAGTGTCCCCGCCGCCCGCCTGACCGCGGTGGACGCGACATCGAATCGTTCGACCCGGCCGCGCGTGGGGGTCGCGACATCGAAACCCGTACGACAGGAGGCAGACGTGTTTGCGCCTCTCGAGGGTGAGGATCTCGATGTGTGGGGAATCGGTTGAAGCTTCTGCTCGATACCTGTTCCTTCATCTGGCTCACCTGCGAGTCCGAGAAGCTCAGCGAGAACGCCCGCGAGGCCATCGATACATGCCGGGACATCCTCCTCAGTGATGTCTCCGTCTGGGAGATATGCACCAAGTGGCAGACGAAAAAGCTCGGGCTGCCGGCTCCCCCGCGCACCTGGATCGAGGAGCAAGCGGCGGTGTGGCAACTGACCCGATTGCCCATCAGGTCGGGCGATTGCTATCGTTCGACGGAACTGCCCGAAGTTCATCGCGATCCCTTCGATCGGTTGCTGGTGTCCCAGGCCATCGAGGGTGGGTTGACGCTGGTGACCCCCGATGAATGGATACATCGGTACCCCGTGAACGTGCTCTGGTGAGATGCGACCAAGCGGCTGAATGGGTTCGGCCATGTTGGCGGCCGTCCCAGCTCGCTGCCGGGCAGCGCGACCTTGCGCCCCTCATCATGGCAGGCCGTGGTAACGTCCACGGTCATGAGGTCGAGTGAGATACGGCGCTTTCCGGCCACCGGTGCGGCGGTTCTGGCTTGTATCCTCGCCGCGGCTCCTGCCGCCGCGAAGGAAGCGCGAGGACGAGCCAAGGCTGAAAAGACCGACAAGCCTTTCCCCGTGCTCATCAAGAACGATTGCGATCGCGCTATGGAGGTGCGGTTCGTTCTCGTCCCGCCGGGCCTGGGAAAGAAGAGAGCGCTGGCGCTCTACGAAGCGGCACCCGTCACGGTGTTGCCGCCGCACTCGGCCCAGACGCGCAGCATGCGTCCCCACGAGCAGCTGGTGGTGCTTCGCGAAAGACACTCCTACGGGACCGCCGGGTTCGATGAAGTCCTCGTTGGCGCTAGTCTCATTCTTTCGGGTGAGACGTGCAACGCTATCTCGTCGGAGGCCGAGCCCAAAGCCCAACGAAGCTGAACCGCGGGGGGAGTGGACGGATCCACGTGCGCCCCCCCAAGGCGGCCCACATTCTCTCGCAGATGGCGGTAGACCCACATTCGCCGCAGGTGACGCCCACAGCATGGCGCGATGCGCCATGCGCTGCGACCACGTCGCCGCTGCCAAATGGGTCGCCCCGGTCAATTAACGCCCTCAGCGCAGCCTGAATGTTGTTCGAGTTCACGATTCGTCAACAGAATCGTCAATGCCAGGCGATGAGTCGTCAACCTGAGGCGAGAATCGTCAACCGAATCGTCAACTTGTGGATGCGCCTGCCCTCGTCCGAATCTCCGAATCGGATCCCATCCTGCCTGCCTCGCGTCTCGACAACCTGCTGCCCCACCGCCGGAAGCCGCCAGCCTGACCCGGAGGACAGGCTTCAGAAGCGGCGCGCATCATGGGGACTGTCTCGAATTACCGACCACCGAAGCATGGCCCATGCCCGCCTCGACCTCAGAGGAAGCACCCCACAGATGCTCGTTGGGACCGGCCCCCCACTTCGCCGTCGTCGTGGGTCGATGCGGTCAGCGCGGAGACCGGCCACCCTGCATCTGCATCGTCCGTTGTTGAAGTGCCAGATTGGCAGCAGCGGCCGCTTGAGCCGCAGTGATGGGACCGGCAAGCGATGATACTGCGGCCGAAGGCGCACCTGGTTCTGAACGAGCGACGACAGGCGAAACCTGGCATACACAAGCGCTCGCACCGGGTCCCATCGATGATTGATCTCCGACAGCAACCATCCCGGCGAAGTGTAGACCCCAACCGGTACAGATCTCCACGCATTGCTTGGGCCCGCCCTGAACCTTCCATCCACTCGCGCACCCCGAACTGAGGAAGATCGCTAACACCAGAAGTCTGTTCAGTTTCATCATCATCTTTCTTCGGGCAACCCAGGTTCTCGAGACCGGACTTTACGGCACGCCGCACCAAGCGCGTCGCATGCCGCGGTGGCGCCGGTCGTCCGCCACCGCCAGATGGTGAATCCAGCCCCGGACACCGTCGAAGCTCGCCATTGCGGCGCAGGGCCTGTCGAGCGCCGCTGGTTCTGCAGGTGCGGGATTCGCAGCGCCCGGCCATGACCGGCAGGTGCGCATTGGGTGTTAGCGTACACAACGAACCTGAGACGTCTCGCCCACGCCGAGACCGTTCGTGACGCCGGACTCGAAACCTACGAACCACGCGAATGGGGGACTGCCCGCCACCGGGGAAGAGGTCCAAAAACTTGCGGACTTCGTGCCCGGGAACACCGCTGTGTCTATCGCAGGCTCACTCCTCGTGAAGTCTACGATTGTCAGAAGTTCTTTCACGCTGGGCAAGCGAAAGTTGGCTCCGACCGTGGGGCAATAGGTCTTCGCATCGGCCCACGTTTTTGCTTCAGGGGCTACAGAACGTTGCCAGGTCAGCCCTGTTTTACCGTCGACCACCTCGGTCGCACTCACGGTAAAGCGTGGCGACGGATAGCATGGCAAACCGGCAAACGCCGCGGTCGCCGCCAAGACGGTCACAAAGGAAGCGGCACCAAGTGCGAAGTACTTCATGATGTCTCCGATGGTTAGGTCCTCAAAGCATCGATCGCACACAACGAACCTGGACTGTACTGCTAACGGTGCTTGTGCTCGCGCTGCCATAAAAGAAGTAGATCCCCCACGCTCTGGAGGGATCGCCCGTCACCGCGGTAGAGGTCCAGAAGTAGCTACTGGGTGTGTTGGGGAATGCCGCAATATCGATTGCGGGATCGCTGCGCGTGAAGTCAACCAGCGAATATAGCTCCACCATCGTGGGCAGACGCCAGCCGCCGCCCTTGTCAGCACAGTACTTCAAGGCCGCCACCTGGTCCATGCTCGCCGAACCGATGGGTTGCTCCCACGCGAGGTTGGTTACGTTGTCGACTACGAATCCCGAACCTGCGGTAGATGAATAGGACGTCGGGTTTGGCAGCCCCACGGCAGATGCAGGGTTGGGCATTACAAAGCCATCACACGTGCACGTGTACTTCTGACACGTCCCCCCCGCCCCACACACACCCGTTTGCCCGCAAGACGCCGCTCCCTGGTCCACGCACGCTTCGCTGCAGCAAATCTCGTTCACGCAATTGCCCGAAGCGCACCCGCCTGCAGCACATATGGCCCCATTGCCCAACTTCGGCACGCACTGGCCCGCAGAGCAATACATCGACGATGACACACAGTCGCCGTCTGCACGGCATGAACCTCTGCATTCCGTAGCGCTGAGGCAGCCCAGCCCCTTGGGGCATGCCACCGACGCAACACTCACGCAAGCACCTCTGCCGTCGCACTGACTCGCGGCCGTGTACATGGCAGCAGAGCAACTCGCGCCCGCTCCACATGCCGTGGTGCTTGGGTAGTAGGCACAGGCGCTGTCGCCATCACAAAAGCCAGTGGTGCCGCATGCATTGGCGGGCCCTTGGTTCAAGCATAAACCTCGAGGGTCCATGTTCCCAGAAGGCACCGCGCTGCATGTGCCCATGCCGTTCACGTTGCAGGCTTGGCAAACACCGCAGGTTGCGTTTCCGCAGCACACCCCATCAACACAAAATCCCGTGGCGCAGCTATTGCCCGTCGCGCATCTCATGCCCTTGCCGATTTTCTGCTTGCACATGTCGCGATCGCAATAGAAATCGATGCTGTTGCCACAATCGGCGTCAACGGTGCAAGACCCGGTACAGGTGCCATCTCTACACGCGAGCCCCATCGGGCAAGGGCTTGGAACCGCTGGGCTGCATGCACCAGCGCCATTGCAATTGCGTTGCGGCGTATGCACGCCTTCAACGCACGTTTGAGGGCCACCACACAGAGTCGCAACACCGTAGAACGCACAGCCCCCTCTCCCATCGCACAGGCCAGTGGTGTCGCACTGGCCTTTGTCTTGGCAGATCTTGCGTGGGTCTGCGGCGTTTTCTGGAACCGGTTTGCAAACACGAAGCGAGCCCGGAAGATTGCAAGCTTGGCACTTTCCGGTGCACGCAACGTCGCAACACACGCCATCAGCACAATGGTTTGAAGTGCAGTCGCTGTCAGAAACGCACTCTGCTTTCGCTCCCCCGTCACCAGCCGTTGGGCCGGAAAGCGCATCGTCACTGGAGCCCCCGTCGGCCTCGACGATGAGTGTCGCTGCCCGCCGGGGAATGGCGCCACAAGTACCATCAAGGCAGGTCTGCGTCTCGTTGCACGCAATCACGGCTGACGCGCAGCTCCTGTTTAGCCTCACAGTCAAGAAAGCATGCTTGTCCTTGATCAAGAAGGTCGTCACTTTCTGCGACACGACCGCCACGTCGTCGAGAAACGCCGTGACGGTGACCCTCATTTCCTCGCCGTCAGCGCCAGGTGAACTAACGGGTCTAAAGGTTACGGGGAATGTTTGCGGCGCCAGCAGATCCAGTATTTGAGGAGCGCTGGTTCCGCGCACGTTCGCGTACGTGGCCTCTATTCTGTTTACCTCGGTGCCTACCGCAAATTCGCTTTCGACGGTCACAGCTAACGACGTTCGCAAGACCGTTGTTTTCGAACATGACATTGCCCCCAAACAAAGCAGCCACACCGAAAGATTGCGTTTGCCAAGTTGAGTCATACCTCGTCCTTTGCTCACGGCGCTGAGTCGCAAAGCGGAGCACCACAGTCGATGACTGTCTTCGTTCCTGAACTTGCCACTGCAAACAGAACCGCAGAGCTCACCACGACGGCGGCCATACCCGTCCAGAACCACCACTTGTGAGTCATCGG
Coding sequences within:
- a CDS encoding DUF1566 domain-containing protein produces the protein MAARAQAPLAVQSRFVVCDRCFEDLTIGDIMKYFALGAASFVTVLAATAAFAGLPCYPSPRFTVSATEVVDGKTGLTWQRSVAPEAKTWADAKTYCPTVGANFRLPSVKELLTIVDFTRSEPAIDTAVFPGTKSASFWTSSPVAGSPPFAWFVGFESGVTNGLGVGETSQVRCVR
- a CDS encoding DUF1566 domain-containing protein produces the protein MGLACRDGTCTGSCTVDADCGNSIDFYCDRDMCKQKIGKGMRCATGNSCATGFCVDGVCCGNATCGVCQACNVNGMGTCSAVPSGNMDPRGLCLNQGPANACGTTGFCDGDSACAYYPSTTACGAGASCSAAMYTAASQCDGRGACVSVASVACPKGLGCLSATECRGSCRADGDCVSSSMYCSAGQCVPKLGNGAICAAGGCASGNCVNEICCSEACVDQGAASCGQTGVCGAGGTCQKYTCTCDGFVMPNPASAVGLPNPTSYSSTAGSGFVVDNVTNLAWEQPIGSASMDQVAALKYCADKGGGWRLPTMVELYSLVDFTRSDPAIDIAAFPNTPSSYFWTSTAVTGDPSRAWGIYFFYGSASTSTVSSTVQVRCVRSML
- a CDS encoding type II toxin-antitoxin system VapC family toxin, which codes for MGNRLKLLLDTCSFIWLTCESEKLSENAREAIDTCRDILLSDVSVWEICTKWQTKKLGLPAPPRTWIEEQAAVWQLTRLPIRSGDCYRSTELPEVHRDPFDRLLVSQAIEGGLTLVTPDEWIHRYPVNVLW
- a CDS encoding type II toxin-antitoxin system prevent-host-death family antitoxin gives rise to the protein MKTVTTHEAKTHLSRLLAEVEAGEEIIILRGSVPAARLTAVDATSNRSTRPRVGVATSKPVRQEADVFAPLEGEDLDVWGIG